One Marinibacterium anthonyi genomic region harbors:
- the sigK_3 gene encoding Sigma-K factor yields MQDTDLVTRIGQGDRRAMKELYERHQAGMFRFVQSRLGDAFESADVMQETFLEVWRSATRFQGKSSVKTWLYGIARNKAVDRVRKAQRTSLRDTVDDTIADDSPSPQAVMEAATDAARVKACMDKLPDAQKNAIRLTFYEDLSYPEASEVEGVPVGTIKTRIFHAKKLLMRCLTRDEARTA; encoded by the coding sequence GTGCAGGATACAGACCTGGTGACGCGGATCGGCCAGGGGGACCGCCGCGCGATGAAGGAGCTTTACGAACGCCACCAGGCGGGGATGTTCCGGTTCGTGCAGTCGCGCCTTGGCGATGCGTTCGAGTCCGCCGACGTCATGCAGGAGACCTTTCTGGAGGTCTGGAGAAGCGCCACGCGGTTCCAGGGCAAGTCGTCGGTCAAGACCTGGCTGTACGGGATCGCCCGCAACAAGGCGGTGGACCGGGTGCGCAAGGCACAGCGGACATCGCTGCGGGATACGGTGGACGACACGATCGCGGACGACAGCCCGTCGCCGCAGGCCGTCATGGAGGCCGCCACTGACGCGGCACGGGTCAAGGCCTGCATGGACAAGCTGCCGGATGCGCAGAAGAATGCGATCCGGCTGACGTTTTACGAGGATCTGAGCTATCCCGAAGCCTCCGAGGTCGAAGGCGTGCCCGTGGGCACGATCAAGACCCGGATCTTTCACGCCAAGAAGCTGCTGATGCGCTGCCTGACACGGGACGAGGCCCGGACCGCCTGA
- the siaT_12 gene encoding Neu5Ac permease, with translation MSPQIIGFLSIGFLFVSLIFGAPIGLAMILAGFGGFAMIVGISPALSVLETAAFETASNYSFTLLPLFLLMGALMSASGVARDLFEGARRLTRGWSGGLAAAGVVASGVFSTVSGSSLATASTMTRVAYPEMEKRGYDPRLATGSLAAGGTLGILIPPSIALLLYGLITEQSVGEMFLAGILPGILALALYLVAIVITARFWPGTPDPEPETADDGGLLSTLKLFAPALVLFGLVMGGLYGGFFTPSEAGGAGAGLALIYAVARGMRWAGFKAAVIETVKTTGAIFLILIGAEVFSFVLSTSQITFAMVDFIQANDFAPWQVMAILIAFYVVLGCFMESLAMILLTVPIFFPVIMAAGFDPVWFGVIAVVTVELGLITPPVGMNLFMVKGAARHLPTRTIMVGVLPFVLIDIVRLGILLAFPALSLLLPGRL, from the coding sequence ATGAGCCCTCAGATCATCGGTTTCCTTTCCATCGGTTTTCTCTTCGTCTCGCTGATCTTCGGCGCGCCCATCGGGCTGGCCATGATCCTTGCGGGCTTCGGTGGCTTCGCCATGATCGTCGGGATCTCTCCGGCGCTGTCGGTTCTGGAAACCGCCGCGTTCGAGACCGCGTCGAATTATTCCTTCACGCTGCTGCCGCTGTTCCTGTTGATGGGTGCGCTTATGTCCGCCTCGGGCGTGGCCCGCGACCTGTTCGAAGGCGCGCGCCGTCTGACCAGGGGATGGTCCGGCGGGCTGGCGGCGGCGGGTGTCGTCGCTTCGGGTGTCTTTTCCACCGTCTCCGGATCGTCGCTGGCCACGGCGTCCACCATGACCCGCGTGGCCTATCCCGAGATGGAAAAGCGTGGCTACGACCCGCGCCTTGCCACCGGATCGCTCGCGGCGGGCGGCACGCTGGGCATCCTGATCCCGCCGTCGATCGCGCTGCTGCTTTACGGTCTGATCACCGAACAATCGGTGGGCGAGATGTTCCTGGCCGGGATCCTGCCCGGCATCCTGGCGCTGGCGCTTTACCTCGTGGCCATCGTCATTACCGCGCGCTTCTGGCCGGGCACCCCCGATCCCGAGCCCGAGACAGCCGATGACGGCGGCCTGCTGAGCACGCTGAAACTCTTCGCCCCGGCGCTGGTGCTTTTCGGGCTGGTCATGGGTGGGCTTTACGGCGGGTTTTTCACCCCGTCCGAAGCGGGCGGCGCAGGCGCGGGCCTGGCGCTGATCTACGCGGTGGCGCGCGGCATGCGGTGGGCCGGTTTCAAGGCCGCCGTGATCGAGACCGTCAAGACCACCGGCGCCATCTTCCTGATCCTGATCGGGGCCGAGGTGTTTTCCTTCGTCCTGTCCACCAGCCAGATCACCTTTGCCATGGTGGATTTCATCCAAGCGAATGATTTTGCCCCCTGGCAGGTCATGGCCATCCTCATCGCCTTCTACGTGGTGCTGGGCTGTTTCATGGAAAGCCTGGCCATGATCCTGCTGACCGTGCCGATCTTCTTTCCCGTCATCATGGCGGCGGGGTTCGATCCGGTGTGGTTCGGGGTCATTGCCGTCGTCACCGTGGAACTGGGCCTGATCACGCCCCCCGTCGGCATGAACCTTTTCATGGTGAAAGGCGCGGCGCGGCATCTGCCGACGCGCACCATCATGGTGGGCGTGCTGCCCTTTGTTCTCATCGACATCGTCCGGCTCGGGATCCTTCTGGCATTCCCGGCCCTGTCGCTACTGCTGCCAGGCCGCCTGTGA
- the yiaO_2 gene encoding Extracytoplasmic solute receptor protein YiaO: MFQRLAVACAALAIPVSAAHATENLRLAHFMSGNSWQNEVIFEGWADAVAEASGGAAKVTVFPAQTLGKAPAGYDNAINGITDIAWTVQGYTAGRFPLSQIMELPGLFDTGAVGSCAFQKLYDSGALDSEYEETHVLFVHTHDPGHLHTADKPVRTLDDLKGLKLRRPTTVVGDMLDRLGAEPVGMPAPQTYEALQRGTIDGYMLPWESVESFRLDELTKYHTVFGFYALAFVATMNKDKYEALPDDVKAAIDENTGMKWAVIAGQGYDDAGAKVLEGLKETSTVIELSPEERAKWEATTSETTDAYIQQLNDMGLPGTETYEAVKGYVSDCEAELG; encoded by the coding sequence ATGTTCCAGCGTCTAGCCGTTGCCTGTGCTGCTCTTGCGATTCCCGTATCAGCCGCCCATGCCACGGAAAACCTGCGCCTTGCGCATTTCATGTCCGGCAACAGCTGGCAGAACGAGGTCATCTTCGAAGGCTGGGCGGACGCCGTGGCCGAAGCCTCGGGCGGCGCGGCAAAGGTGACGGTGTTCCCGGCCCAGACGCTGGGCAAGGCGCCGGCGGGCTATGACAATGCGATCAACGGCATCACCGATATCGCCTGGACCGTGCAGGGTTATACCGCCGGCCGCTTCCCGCTGAGCCAGATCATGGAACTGCCGGGGTTGTTCGACACCGGGGCCGTGGGGTCGTGCGCCTTCCAGAAGCTTTACGACAGCGGCGCGCTGGACAGCGAATACGAAGAGACCCACGTGCTGTTCGTGCACACCCACGATCCGGGGCACCTGCACACCGCCGACAAGCCGGTGCGCACGCTCGATGACCTCAAGGGGCTGAAGCTGCGCCGTCCGACGACCGTGGTCGGCGACATGCTGGACCGGCTGGGCGCGGAACCCGTGGGCATGCCCGCCCCGCAGACCTACGAGGCGCTGCAGCGCGGCACGATCGACGGTTACATGCTGCCCTGGGAAAGCGTCGAAAGCTTCCGGTTGGACGAGCTGACCAAGTATCACACCGTCTTCGGCTTTTACGCGCTGGCCTTCGTGGCGACCATGAACAAGGACAAGTACGAGGCGCTGCCCGACGACGTGAAGGCCGCCATCGACGAGAACACCGGCATGAAATGGGCGGTGATCGCGGGGCAGGGCTATGACGACGCCGGCGCCAAGGTGCTGGAGGGGCTGAAGGAAACCTCGACCGTGATCGAATTGTCGCCCGAGGAACGCGCCAAGTGGGAAGCGACGACGTCCGAGACCACCGACGCCTATATCCAGCAGCTCAATGACATGGGCCTGCCGGGGACCGAGACCTACGAGGCGGTCAAGGGCTATGTCTCGGACTGCGAGGCGGAGCTGGGCTGA
- the pht3_1 gene encoding Phthalate 4,5-dioxygenase oxygenase subunit: MISAELNDTITRVGPKSKAGAVLRRYWQPAALSDELAGNRPVVPVRLMGEDLVLFRDEDGQLGLIQRHCPHRGADMCFGRLEDNGLRCPFHGWHFNRDGQCVEQPAEPDGSKMHEQIKATSYPVQERNGIVFAYMGPGEPPDFPEFDCFRAPDTHVFAFKGLWECNWLQAMEVGIDPAHASFLHRFLEDEDTRESYGKQFRDKAANTDIPMTKLLRDYPRPEIQVDETDFGLRLTALRHMEDGRTHVRITNQIFPEAICIPMSREMTITQWHVPIDDENCYWYSMFTSFGEPVNKELMREQRLKEHRLPDYAPLKNKRNNYGYDPEEQGTQTYTGMGMDINVHDQWAVESMGAIQDRTQEHLGKSDVGLIRYRRLLRAAIDALEKGDETGMPMRGGVAASAIFGPVSTDAIAADGDWQKAWADSDAARRLGCPWDATIPE; encoded by the coding sequence ATGATCAGCGCCGAACTGAACGACACGATCACCCGCGTCGGCCCCAAATCGAAAGCGGGCGCCGTCCTGCGCCGCTACTGGCAGCCCGCCGCGCTGTCGGACGAACTGGCCGGCAACCGCCCCGTGGTGCCCGTGCGCCTGATGGGCGAGGACCTGGTGCTGTTCCGCGACGAGGACGGCCAACTGGGCCTGATCCAGCGCCACTGCCCGCATCGCGGCGCCGACATGTGCTTTGGCCGGCTGGAAGACAACGGGTTGCGCTGCCCCTTCCACGGCTGGCATTTCAATCGCGACGGCCAATGCGTCGAACAGCCTGCCGAACCCGATGGCAGCAAGATGCACGAGCAGATCAAGGCAACGTCCTACCCGGTGCAGGAACGCAACGGCATCGTCTTCGCCTACATGGGCCCGGGCGAGCCGCCGGACTTCCCGGAATTCGACTGTTTCCGCGCCCCCGATACCCATGTCTTCGCCTTCAAGGGGCTGTGGGAATGCAACTGGCTGCAGGCGATGGAGGTCGGCATCGACCCGGCGCATGCGTCGTTCCTGCACCGGTTCCTGGAGGATGAGGACACCAGGGAAAGCTATGGCAAGCAGTTCCGCGACAAGGCGGCCAACACCGACATCCCGATGACGAAGCTGCTGCGCGACTACCCGCGCCCCGAGATTCAGGTGGACGAGACCGACTTCGGCCTGCGCCTGACCGCGCTGCGCCACATGGAGGACGGGCGCACCCATGTGCGCATCACCAACCAGATCTTCCCCGAGGCGATCTGTATCCCGATGTCGCGCGAGATGACGATCACCCAGTGGCACGTGCCGATCGATGACGAAAACTGCTATTGGTATTCGATGTTCACCTCTTTCGGGGAACCGGTGAACAAGGAGCTGATGCGCGAACAGCGGCTGAAGGAACACCGCCTGCCGGATTACGCGCCGCTGAAGAACAAGCGCAACAACTACGGTTACGATCCCGAGGAACAGGGGACGCAGACCTATACCGGCATGGGCATGGACATCAACGTGCATGACCAGTGGGCGGTGGAATCCATGGGCGCGATCCAGGACCGCACGCAGGAACACCTGGGCAAGTCCGACGTCGGGCTGATCCGCTACCGCCGCCTGCTGCGCGCGGCCATCGACGCGCTGGAAAAGGGCGACGAGACGGGGATGCCGATGCGGGGGGGCGTGGCGGCTTCGGCGATCTTCGGACCGGTGTCGACGGATGCGATCGCGGCGGATGGCGACTGGCAGAAGGCCTGGGCGGACAGCGATGCCGCGCGCCGCCTGGGCTGCCCGTGGGACGCGACGATTCCGGAATGA
- the apr gene encoding Subtilisin DY, translated as MRIGRFELRGPLCLALAAGVALAGCETQELNPPPPDQIRADAGTVVDAREIVALVPSRPAADRLRSAAAGQGFVLRELSPLSGLDMWMVRFQIPEPLDGPGAIAALETIEPTATAGVNHAYTVAAATGTDRFDYATALMDWPAGGCPAHGPIGMLDTGVDASLAARSGADIVTHSFARGTPGPDAHGTEVASILVDPRRLHDVTLYSAGVIARSARGREEAGVDSILKALDWMAEEGVRVVNVSLAGPYNKLLDRGVDRAVAKGMTIVAAVGNDGADGAPRYPAALGNVIAVTAVDADGQIYRKAVRGPYVDVAAPGVDIYAAGRFVSGTSMAVPFVTARIAADPDLYPAPTASIRKQLSASARDLGLPGRDTVYGAGLVLAKPGC; from the coding sequence ATGAGGATCGGCAGGTTTGAACTGCGCGGGCCGCTTTGCCTGGCCCTGGCGGCCGGCGTGGCCCTGGCGGGATGCGAAACGCAGGAGCTGAACCCGCCGCCCCCCGACCAGATCCGCGCCGATGCCGGCACCGTCGTCGATGCGCGCGAAATCGTGGCGCTTGTCCCCTCGCGCCCCGCCGCCGACCGGCTGCGCAGCGCCGCCGCTGGCCAGGGTTTCGTGCTGCGGGAACTGTCGCCGCTGTCGGGCCTGGACATGTGGATGGTCCGGTTCCAGATCCCCGAACCGCTGGACGGCCCCGGCGCCATCGCCGCGCTGGAAACGATCGAGCCGACGGCGACGGCCGGGGTGAACCATGCCTATACCGTTGCGGCCGCCACCGGGACGGACCGTTTCGACTATGCCACCGCGCTGATGGACTGGCCTGCGGGCGGCTGCCCTGCACACGGGCCGATCGGCATGCTGGACACCGGGGTCGATGCCAGCCTGGCTGCCCGGTCGGGTGCCGATATCGTCACCCACAGCTTTGCCCGGGGCACCCCCGGCCCGGACGCGCACGGAACCGAGGTCGCCTCGATCCTGGTGGATCCCCGCCGGCTGCACGACGTGACGCTGTACAGCGCCGGTGTGATCGCCAGATCGGCGCGCGGCCGGGAAGAAGCCGGGGTCGACAGTATCCTGAAGGCGTTGGACTGGATGGCCGAAGAGGGCGTGCGCGTGGTCAACGTGAGCCTTGCCGGGCCCTACAACAAGCTGCTGGACCGGGGCGTGGACCGGGCCGTGGCCAAGGGCATGACAATCGTCGCCGCCGTGGGCAATGACGGCGCCGATGGGGCGCCGCGCTATCCGGCGGCGCTTGGCAATGTCATCGCGGTCACGGCGGTGGATGCGGATGGCCAGATCTACCGCAAGGCGGTGCGCGGGCCTTACGTGGACGTGGCCGCACCGGGTGTCGACATCTATGCCGCCGGGCGGTTCGTCAGCGGCACGTCGATGGCGGTGCCCTTCGTCACCGCCCGTATCGCCGCGGATCCGGACCTGTATCCGGCCCCCACCGCGTCGATCCGCAAGCAGCTGAGCGCCAGCGCGCGCGACCTTGGCCTGCCGGGGCGCGACACGGTCTATGGCGCGGGACTGGTACTGGCGAAACCGGGCTGCTGA
- the pcaR_4 gene encoding Pca regulon regulatory protein — MTIAERDLSLTFLKGLNVLQAFNETLTDPTVADLARITGYDRAIVRRLILTLVEAGYVERLDTRFRLTPRVLVLGGGFLRGNGFGKLVQPLLNICASELGYGVALAMVDGDHAVYVAQSTLQNSRFTFGFTVGSRIPLLQTAIGRMLLAWGDADWSGPTIRSADLVQSTMATQMDRDRISDAVAAIGDRGFSLVRDEFEDGITGLAVPIGTRGTVRAALGLSEPNEVLSDAEIPRMVSTLRRCAGQLRAGF, encoded by the coding sequence ATGACTATCGCGGAACGGGATCTTTCCCTCACCTTCCTGAAGGGGCTCAACGTCCTGCAGGCCTTCAACGAAACGCTGACCGACCCGACGGTGGCGGACCTGGCGCGGATCACCGGATACGACCGGGCGATCGTGCGGCGGCTGATCCTGACGCTGGTCGAAGCCGGCTATGTCGAACGGCTGGACACGCGGTTCAGGCTGACGCCCCGGGTGCTGGTGCTGGGGGGCGGGTTCCTGCGCGGCAACGGCTTTGGCAAGCTGGTGCAGCCGCTGTTGAACATCTGTGCGTCGGAACTGGGCTATGGGGTGGCGCTGGCCATGGTCGATGGCGATCACGCGGTCTATGTGGCGCAATCCACCCTGCAGAATTCGCGATTCACCTTCGGGTTCACCGTGGGCAGCCGCATTCCCCTGCTGCAGACCGCCATCGGGCGGATGTTGCTGGCCTGGGGGGATGCGGACTGGTCCGGCCCTACCATCCGGTCCGCCGACCTGGTGCAAAGCACCATGGCCACCCAGATGGATCGCGACCGGATTTCCGACGCGGTGGCGGCGATCGGGGATCGGGGTTTCAGCCTGGTGCGCGACGAATTCGAGGACGGGATCACCGGGCTCGCCGTGCCCATCGGCACGCGCGGAACGGTGCGCGCGGCTCTGGGATTGTCGGAACCCAACGAGGTTCTGAGCGATGCCGAAATACCAAGGATGGTGTCCACCCTGCGCCGCTGCGCGGGGCAATTGCGCGCCGGGTTCTGA
- a CDS encoding putative transmembrane transcriptional regulator (anti-sigma factor): protein MAENAERPSDEELLDFLSGRLSPIKAANIEARAVDDPDLAAEIALMRGVRGAMAVSENQTPPGELGWKRLERAMDAEQAPPRPAAQPTPIWRVAAVAAVAAVVTWQVVAVPILGGRDTGYETASESPAPGVNLTVAFSPSATEEQIRTLLSQTGGRVTDGPSAIGLWQVSFDDEAARTAALKTFTQGGGIVDLVQED from the coding sequence ATGGCCGAGAACGCAGAGCGACCGAGCGACGAGGAGCTGTTGGACTTCCTGTCCGGGCGGCTGTCTCCGATCAAGGCAGCAAACATCGAAGCCCGGGCCGTGGACGATCCCGACCTTGCCGCGGAAATCGCGCTGATGCGCGGGGTCCGGGGCGCCATGGCGGTCTCTGAAAATCAGACACCCCCGGGCGAGCTGGGCTGGAAACGGCTGGAACGGGCGATGGATGCCGAACAGGCGCCGCCCCGCCCCGCCGCGCAGCCGACGCCGATCTGGCGCGTGGCCGCCGTGGCGGCGGTTGCCGCCGTGGTGACCTGGCAGGTCGTCGCCGTGCCGATCCTCGGTGGGCGCGACACTGGCTACGAGACCGCCAGCGAAAGCCCGGCCCCCGGCGTCAACCTGACGGTCGCCTTCTCTCCCTCGGCCACCGAAGAACAGATCCGCACGTTGCTGTCGCAGACCGGCGGGCGGGTGACCGACGGACCAAGCGCCATCGGGCTCTGGCAGGTTTCCTTCGATGACGAGGCCGCGCGCACTGCCGCGCTGAAGACCTTCACCCAGGGCGGCGGCATCGTCGACCTCGTGCAGGAGGACTGA
- a CDS encoding TRAP-type C4-dicarboxylate transport system, small permease component encodes MILSILNRMARWAEMFSLGLAGLATVYLLFVTAFNVATRALFDLSGTAVNLMIPAAIEQASYALLLLVFAALGAAARKNMIAVDLFVGRFPAVIRTGAARLWFLLIMVLAVVLAWSFGEEAIKLAGRGDVTQDLGLPLWTFYAAITVECLALAVICLAEGLTATEIGEGGAMT; translated from the coding sequence ATGATCCTCTCAATTCTCAACCGCATGGCCCGCTGGGCCGAAATGTTCAGCCTGGGCCTTGCCGGGCTGGCCACCGTTTACCTGCTGTTCGTGACGGCCTTCAACGTGGCCACGCGCGCGCTGTTCGACCTGTCGGGCACAGCCGTGAACCTGATGATCCCGGCGGCCATCGAACAGGCGTCCTATGCGCTGCTGCTGCTGGTCTTCGCGGCCCTTGGCGCCGCCGCGCGCAAGAACATGATCGCCGTCGACCTGTTCGTCGGCCGCTTTCCCGCCGTCATCCGCACCGGCGCCGCCCGGCTGTGGTTCCTGCTGATCATGGTGCTGGCGGTCGTGCTGGCCTGGTCCTTCGGCGAGGAAGCCATCAAGCTGGCCGGGCGCGGCGACGTCACCCAGGACCTGGGTCTGCCGCTGTGGACCTTCTACGCCGCGATCACGGTGGAATGCCTGGCGCTGGCCGTCATCTGCCTGGCCGAGGGTCTGACCGCGACCGAAATCGGCGAGGGAGGGGCGATGACATGA
- the glnA2 gene encoding putative glutamine synthetase 2 — protein sequence MSDTDHRLAEGRLARDGLLDAAALELAEEVLVRAESEGLETVRVLFADPHGVLRGKTVTVGALPSVFRSGLGAPSTLLLKDTSGRTAFPVWSGDAGQGDGAMTGAGDMLLIPDPATFRVLPWSGHSAWILCDLCFPDGRPVTFSPRQVLRRAVEKLDARGWQACFGLEVEFHLFRVTDPKRAHSDGGMPPMPPETELMAPGYQFLSETVYDTLEPALDDLRRAAQGLGLPVRSVEIEMGPGQVEFVFDPLGPMQQADNMIMLRAMAKEVAARRGLHATFMCRPRIDKGASAGWHLHQSLLDGAGRNLFMPSGNDLTPEASAWIAGLLAHAAEACVLTTPTVNGYKRYQPFQMAPDRIQWGRDNRGAMVRGLMAPGDGASRVENRVAEPAANPYYVFAAQILAGLSGVEQGLTAPPPVLTPYDSDAVRLPGSLIDAITAFEGGTLFADTLGADFTGYISTLKRAEWNRYLSTVSEWEQREYFGLL from the coding sequence ATGAGCGACACAGATCATCGGCTGGCCGAAGGACGGCTGGCGCGCGACGGGTTGCTGGACGCGGCAGCGCTGGAACTGGCCGAAGAGGTGCTGGTCCGCGCCGAAAGCGAGGGGCTGGAAACGGTCCGGGTCCTGTTCGCCGACCCGCACGGGGTGCTGCGCGGCAAGACGGTGACGGTGGGGGCCTTGCCGTCGGTCTTCCGGTCGGGGCTGGGGGCGCCGTCGACGCTGCTGTTGAAGGACACGTCGGGGCGCACCGCCTTTCCGGTCTGGTCCGGCGACGCCGGGCAGGGCGATGGCGCGATGACGGGGGCGGGCGACATGCTGCTGATCCCCGATCCCGCGACCTTCCGGGTGCTGCCGTGGTCGGGGCATTCGGCGTGGATCCTGTGTGACCTGTGTTTCCCGGACGGGCGGCCGGTGACGTTCTCGCCCCGCCAGGTGCTGCGCCGGGCGGTGGAAAAGCTGGACGCAAGGGGATGGCAGGCCTGTTTCGGGCTGGAAGTGGAATTCCACCTGTTCCGTGTCACCGACCCGAAACGGGCCCATTCCGACGGCGGCATGCCCCCCATGCCGCCCGAAACCGAACTGATGGCGCCGGGCTACCAGTTCCTGTCCGAAACCGTCTACGACACGCTGGAACCCGCGCTGGACGATCTGCGCCGGGCGGCGCAGGGGCTGGGCCTGCCGGTGCGCTCGGTCGAGATCGAGATGGGGCCGGGGCAGGTGGAGTTCGTGTTCGACCCGCTGGGTCCCATGCAGCAGGCCGACAACATGATCATGCTGCGTGCCATGGCCAAGGAGGTCGCCGCGCGCCGGGGCCTGCACGCCACCTTCATGTGCCGCCCGCGCATCGACAAGGGCGCCAGCGCCGGATGGCACCTGCACCAGTCGCTGCTGGACGGCGCGGGGCGCAACCTTTTCATGCCATCGGGCAATGATCTGACGCCCGAGGCGTCGGCCTGGATCGCCGGGTTGCTGGCCCACGCGGCCGAAGCCTGTGTCCTGACGACTCCCACGGTGAACGGCTACAAGCGCTATCAGCCGTTCCAGATGGCCCCCGACCGCATCCAGTGGGGCCGCGACAACCGCGGTGCGATGGTCCGGGGGCTGATGGCGCCGGGCGATGGCGCATCCCGCGTGGAAAACCGCGTGGCGGAACCGGCGGCCAATCCGTACTACGTCTTCGCCGCCCAGATCCTGGCCGGTCTGTCGGGTGTCGAACAGGGCCTGACCGCGCCGCCCCCGGTGCTGACGCCTTATGACAGCGATGCCGTGCGCCTGCCCGGCAGTCTGATCGACGCGATCACCGCTTTCGAGGGCGGAACGCTGTTTGCCGACACGCTGGGGGCGGATTTCACCGGCTACATCTCGACCCTGAAACGGGCCGAATGGAACAGGTACCTGTCGACCGTGTCGGAATGGGAACAGCGGGAATACTTCGGCCTGCTCTGA